The following DNA comes from Gopherus flavomarginatus isolate rGopFla2 chromosome 5, rGopFla2.mat.asm, whole genome shotgun sequence.
tccaatttatcaacatcctcttTGAATTTGTGaactccagaactggacacagggttCCAGCACTGGtcccaccagtgccaaatacagaggaaaaataacttctctgctcctacttgagattcccctgtttatgcatcccaggatcgcatcAGCCTTTTTGGACATAACATTGCACTGGGAGCCCAAGTGCAGCTGATCGAGGTTTGTGGTGGACAAATCTTTTTCAGCCTCTGCTTCCTAGTGTAATAAGGGTGCGCCTTGGAgatggggctccagctgcagttGAGAGCCAGGTTCAGAGTGGTGGGGTGGATCAGGCCCATCTGTGGCTGCCTTCCCCTGCATTGCTACaccaagcaagcaagcaagcagtcGGTGAATGGACAAGGACTTTTCCATCCATCAGTTATGTAACTGCACATATAAGCAGCAGAGTTATGAATAGTTTTTCATGGTAAAACTGCAAACTGTTCTAAGGGATTTCTTCAGCTATGGGCACAGCTGTTCAGCTGCAGCTTGCTGCCTGGCTAGTTCTGCAAGCCATTGCTGCCTCTCTGATACACGTACATTCATTACAGGTCTATCACTTCCTGTGGGTTTAATTGTCATAAGACTCAATTCCTCTCTATGCTGACATCTGACCTTCAGCAACCAGGGCAACCACTGACTGGGAGGGAACCCTAGCCCCGTGAAGTCAACGGGAGCTTTGTCATTGACgttagtggggccaggatttcacctgtacTGTCCCCACACAGGATGTGGTAATTCTCCTGGGGTTTCTCAAAGCTGCAGTCTTGGCCATGCTGTTTGGCTGTTGTCCTTTTTCTAGCTCCTACATAGCTAcatagattttaaaaacaaaagaagtcatctagtctaacctgcaCAGCGCAGGCCAGAGACCTCACCCAGGGATTTCTGCACCCTGCCCATAGCTTGTGACTGAGCTAGCACAGAGCTTTTAGGAAGAGAGacccaattttgatttaaagactccaggcTAGACCCACAAAGGAACTTAGATCCTCAACCCCCTAGTCACCTGCTGCTTAACCCTGAGTGTGCCTAAATTCCTTGGCACCTCTGCTTCCACTGGTGGACATGTGCAAAGCCATAATTCCTGAGACTGCTGAGCTGCCTGGTCTGATCCTCAAACGAGGTGTTACCCCACCTGTCTCACTTGCTGTGCCCAATCCTGTAGACATGCTTGGAGCACGCTAACCCACACAAAACATGGTGCGGGTTCACCCTGTACTCAGTCActcagtggttggagcactcaGCTGGAAGGTCTAGGTTTGAAGCCCCCTCTGCTTGGTTCAGAGCAGGGACATGAACTtgaatctcccccacctcagctgAGTGCCCTGACTACCAGGCTCTGGGATACTCTGGGGCAGGTGTCTCCATTTCTTCTGGCGAAGCTGTTCTTTGTGTGGGATATTGAAACAGTCACtggtccagagagagagagagactatagcCCAGGGGTTAGTGCACCTCCTGGGAGACCCAAGGTTctgtccctgctccaagggcAATTTAAGTGTTTCAGACAAAGTGggacagcttcagcaggagaagtCAAGAGAGACTCCTCAGGGCACATAGCTGGGAGATGGATGATGTGGGTCCAAGTTCCTGCTCCGGATTAGAGCGGGGATTCAAAGCTGGATCTCCCATATGTCAGGTTAGTGTTCTGCCTATTGGGGatggcaccccaaccccatggagTTAGATCACTGAGGCAATGCCAGGCACCTGCTCTTTACTGGCTGGCTTGGGTGGCTCCCTGCTCAGGTTGCTGGGTTCTGTGAATCCCATTCctaccagctctcctgatgtAGTGCTTAGTCTCCAAGCCCCACATGCCAGCACATGCCCAGGTAGGTTGTTCTAATGCTTAgctaaaaatgtgcaccttctATCTAGTCTGCATGTGTCTAGCCGTTGGGTCTCCCAGCCGTTgtctgcctttgtctgctagattaaagattCTCTGCCATTGGAAACCTTCCTGCTCAGGAGCTTGTGGGCTGGGATCAAGTCTTTAGTTTCTTGCTGTGAAGCAGGTTTCCATGCATGTGGCTCACATCTAAGCCATTCccaatttttttcctctgaacTTTCCACCTTCGCTTCCTAGTTTACATGTTCTGAAACCGATGTGCcaacattctgcacttgctctgcagcagggagatagggctgaggatgagaacGCCATTACAGATATTCCACTGAATTCAGCCCCATGCTAACCTTGAAAGATCGGTGGTACGATCCCTCACTGACAGAGATGGAAGCTGCAAAACACTtgagtttttttttccagaggggCCGTGCACCCACCATGCCTATCGAAATCAGCCGGGAGTGcaggtacttctgaaaatccaggcATCAGTTCTCTTTCCAAGGTCACATAGGCTGGGAACAGTATCCAGCTCTCATACCTcgtgctttaaccacaagcccATCTTCCGTCTCCTGTTAATTTCTCGTGCCCTCTTGAAAGGCAAGCCATGGGGCAGCCTCCTGAAATATCCTTTGTCTTAACCAGCCACGGGATGTCACTGTGCTATGTGAATTAGCTTAAGGTGCTAGCTGTACTAGCTGGAAGGCAGGCATTTATTTTCAGACGTGGGTTAATCTGATGTCAGGCAAGTGCTATTTTGCTTCCTGGATTTGCATCTGAGCAGCGCAATGTAAACCGCGAGCTGCCATTCAAGGGTAGTAGTCATGGCTCTGTGGCCTGCCGGAGCCTCCCTGTATTCCAGGCAATACAGGCACTTCATACCAAGCAAGAGTTGGTGCTCACCCCTCTCCTTAGCGCTCTCTGTGCTAGGGAAATGCTATTTTCTTAAAATCTGGGTGGTGGCTCCCAGATGTCGCCCAGCTGAGCTAGgagtttttttccatttcctggTGCTCTGAAAAAGGGGATAGCAGCCACCCAGCTGTGTTCTGGTGGCAAAGGAGCAGTGGTCCCAGTGCCATCACCAGATAGGGATTAAGAGAGAGAACATACCACTTCATCATCCTCTACTAGCACCATGTCATAAGCGCTGAGGGCTCCGCAGAAGATAATGCAGGTCACGCCTTCGAAGCAGTGGATCCACTTTTTGCGCTCTGACCGCTGTCCTCCCACGTCAAACATCCTGTGGAGGGAATAATTCTGCTGTTGTTAGCCCCTTCCCGCCCAGAGCACTGAACACACAAGCAGTCCTAGCACCCATCGCAGAAACCCAGCCCCCGCCGAATTGGGCTGTGGCAGCTGTTTACATGAGTgcagagggccagatccttaccTGGTGTAAACTGACAGCACAATGGCGctctgcagatttacaccagccaagaaACGCAGCCGTTTAGGATGGGATGTGAGGCAGGCTCTCCCAGCCAACTGAAATTAATGTCATTAGCCTGTTTGGAATTTGACCAGGATACCTGGGTCAGTGATGCCACCAAAGGGGAAGACGGACACACGTGCATATACACTCACCTGAAGTTAAGATCTTTGACAGAGAACTTGGTCTCTATGATCCCCGTGGTCTTCACTCGAGATCGTAGTACATCCTGTTCGTTGGGGAGGTAATCAGGGGCTGTGATTCGATCCAGCTGGTTCAGGTAGCTAGGCAGGAATGCAGAGAGCTGTTGGGGGCAGTCCTAAGTGATAGGGCATATAGCTATCGGACATGGGGAAGGATGTCTGGGGTAAGGTGTTATCAGTGAGCTAGCAATCATAGGAGAGGACAGTGGGAAGGTCCAAGCGATTCCGCTAGCCTGAGGGAGAGGAGATGTCCTTCTAGCCCAACTGTAGAGCAAGAAAATCCCAGTTCATGACTAACCAGGGTCAAAGTGTGCACGTAGCCACCTTACCTGCATTGCAGCAGCACCTAGGAGCATGGAGCATGACCCCCTTGGGCCAGGTGCTGGACCATTGCAGACTCTGCTTGTTCAGAGAACTAACTATCTAACAACAAGGCAAGAGATGACAGATGGAGGCAGACAGATGGACCCTGCTGGTGGGAGGTGATGGAGCAGCTCTGTTAATGCTGTGGTATAGAAAGCCTGTAACCTTAAGTTCCAGCATCCACAGTTGCTCCTCCATTCTGCTGTTGAATGGGActgtgcagctgctgcagccTACGAGGGAGATGCATGGCAGGCCGGGGTTTATGAAGTCAGAGAATGGCCACGTTTGGATCAACAGAGTGAAACAATGAAGTGTGTTCCCTGCAGCATTCCCTGTAATGTGTCCATGCATCTGCTCTGCAGCCGTTGTGTCAGACCATGGCTCTGGGCCCTTGAGAACTATGTTAAACTAACGTGAAGAGACAAATTGCGATGGTGTTGACACCAGCGTGTGTCTGGAGTAAccactgtcttcagtggatttacactgctgggagcagaagcagcatttGGCCCTGAGGCTACTGAAAGCCAGAGTGTAATATCTCATTTGCCTTAGATAGTGCAGCCTGTAATAGTACATGAGGCAGGTTGGTGCTCAGATGCCTGAAATACCCTGGCATGTGGCATCAATTAAGGGTACAGGAACTAGGCTGGTAACGAGGGTCGGGCACCCCTACTGCAGCAGGCAGTGATAGTCGCGTGTCAGTGGTGTTTAGGGGCTTTGTCTGACACAGTAGCGCTATCTTGGCCATGAGGGATAATCCCCTGTGTTCTCTATCTCACATGGAGCCATTCTGGGCTAAGTGGGAGCACAGAGGACCTCGCTTGTTACATAGTGAATTTGAGAGTACATGCAACTTGATGCCTCAAAGCCAGTCTGGTCTGTCTTGCTTGTTTTCTAAAGTCCTTTAAGGGGCATGTACCCTTCCCTTGACGGACAAGGCTCTCCTTGGACTCAGTGCTAaaatttccactggcttcaaagGGAGCAGATTGGCCCCTTCACCTGGAatttctccttcccttccccttggctgctggTGACAAGCTGagtcctcaattttttttttttttttacatagcaGTAGGGGAGGGGGGTTGGTATCAGCTCCATAAAGAAACCAGTCACTTCAGCACCAGCGATGGGGAAGATTCACGGCACTAAGCCCCAACGATGGATGAACCCTCTGTGTCCCAATATGGTCGTGTCCATCTCTGGAGGATCTTGCTGTTTGGCAGTTGCTTTTCCTAATGACTGAGCCATAGGGACAGACTTACTAGGAAGCGGAGTCGTTGAGCTGGTACTCAGCTGCTCTGTCAAAGCAGGCCTGAACTCCTGCATCTTTCCACAGCTTTTTTATACAGTCCACTAGCTCCGGGGGCATGGTGCCCTCCTCGATGGAATCTGCCAAGTTGCACAGCTGCCGCCCATCATCCTGTAAGAGACCGAGACggtgagcaggctggggccagagatgGGCATGAATGGCAGACCTGCTTTGGGCCCCTCTGAACAGGGTAAGGTTTTGTGGGATTTTAATGTGGATTTTGATGTTTAAATTCTACCCCCACTCAACCCTGCTGATTTTTGAGAACAGCTTCCCCAGAGAACATGGGACACatgcccagaatcctgtcttgcCAGGCCCTGGAGTGGGGAACTCTAACTGCTCCCAGAATAACCAGTAGATGGCAACACACCCATAGCAGCGTGGTGCCTGAAGCAACGGGAAACCAAACTCCTTGTTCCTCTGCGAATAATGAAAGGAGCAGGACCCTCCTCTCTGGACTCTCCTTCCCCACAGCTCCTCTTTCCCACACTTGGAGGTCTTGCCCCTCCCTTCCAATCTACATCACATGTCAGTGGAACCAGACGACTGCCACTTGCCCACTGAGTGGCAGTGGtgtctatttaaaatatttatctgcTGTTGTAAAGAGCAGCTGGGAACGTTTGGCTTCTAGCAGGAGTGAATGagacacacagggtatgtctacaccacagcctCCCAAGCTCAGGAGACAGACTTGAgcaagtgtgctaaaaatagcagtatggatGTTGCAGTTTGGGCGCGGGCTTGGACTAGCCCcctgagctcagacccaggggGTCAGGTGAGCTTGGACTCACACAGCTAGCCTGAGCTTCCGCTCGAGCTGCAGTATCCATGCTGCTATTCTTCACACGCTAGCCCGAGTGAACACCAGTGAACAcatccccccatacacacacatcccAGGGCTCAGAAGGAACAAACTTCCTCTCCAACCCAAGAGCAGCATCTTGCATCCCAGACTACCCTGCAGCCTCTCCCAGGACTCCTGCATATAACTGGGAATTGCAGGCACTTGAACAGATGAACATATGGGGACTGCGCGCCCCTCCCCGCCACCTGCCTTCCCCTGTACAGGGGTCAGACAGATGTTCCAGTGAGGGCAGGGGCAACAGACTGACCCCTCGCCCTGATTCGGCATAATCTATCCCCAGTGTGGACATCGCTCGGATGATGGCCAGGATTGACTGCAGCACGTTGCCATAGATGATAGACTTGAATTCCAGGCACTCTTCTTGCGTGTAACCATCTTGGTGGATAATCCTGCGAGGGGAGGGGAATGAAACACAGCCTTTATCAGGGATCACAGCCTTGCTTCCCTGGCAGGCGTCTCACTGCAGCACAGACATTGGCACCTTGCCCTCCAGCCTGAAGGAGACAGTGCAGGAACTGAACTGTGCCAGCTTGAATGCCTGCTGTTTTCCTGGCATAACTGACTTTCCCCTGgtgctggcaggggtggggtgcagggctgaggaACCACACCATTGCTCAgtatgggtgggggggaggggtagcagCCTGAATGGCATCTGCTAGCAGTGTCTGACAATGTCACTCCATGCAAGGGAGCTCCTTACACCCCTATCTACCCCTGTGCTGGCGTGCAGCCCTGCTTACAATTGAGCCCATTGTGATCTACACAGTTGCCTGGCAGCCAAGTCCTGATGCAACGAGAAAATGCCCTCCCTCAGCTGGCTCAATGAAGACCAGGATACCAGCTTTGAAAGGAAAGTGGTCTGAGACCCATGGCACAGATTAGCTCGCTGGCTCCTGGACTGACCACGCATGGGTCTGCCTGTGACAGAACCTCAGATTCATAGCGGAAGGTCAGATTACATGGGACCTGCAACTGGACTCTGCTGACCCGTAGAGCTCACTTGCTCCCTGTGTAACTCCTTGATGGTTGGTGTTCCCTGCCCCATGGGGCTTACATCAGAGACCCAGCATAGCAAGGAGCGACGCACAAAGGGGGTGTGATGGTTTTCTCCTCCCTTGTGCCGGAGACTTGCAGCCTGCTGTTTGGTATAGCTGGCCATCAACTTGCCACCAGTACCCCACATGCCAACAGCTCACATGGGATGTGCCTGCACTCCATCCACTCCCTGGGATGTTCCACAGGGCATGAGTGCTGAGATGCTAGATTCGCTGTCTGTCTAGGCCAATCTCCTTGTCCTGAGAGTGGGCTGTAGCAGGTGTGCGGGAGAAATGAACCTTCCATTCCCCCCCATCACTTGTTACTGAGATGGCACATGAAGAGACCCCAGCTGATGATCAGTTCGTGCCTCAAAGCAGAAGAACTGGGCCCCTTTCCCCCCTAGCTTGCATAACTGCAGATGctagttttgtttaataaaaagagATTAAACAACTAATCTTGCTAAGTTATTGCCAGCCGGCAGGCAGGCtggcccagcagcagcacaggggtTCATCATGCTACATTCATGCCTAGATTAGGCTCCTAGAAGGAAACCGCCTTGGGCTGTGTTCTGGGCAACCGACCCTCAGCCCTCCTGTGGTACTCACTTCATCTGTTTGACGATTGTGCTCTTGCCTGACTCCCCAGCACCTGGAAAAGAGCCGGAGGAAATGTTTGAGTGCCAGCATCCAGAAAGAGAGAGACGTGTGCACCTTAGAGGGGACCACAGCTCTGGGGCACTCGGATCCTACGGCACTGGGACCAGCGTAAGGACCTGGATATACAGTGCTCCATATGCAGCATCTATCCTGCTCTTCACTCCTTTCCCTCATGCGCTTGTCTCTGGGGTTGGCCCCTCAGACACTTTGGCATGGATGGATTTCTCCAGTGTGGGGTTATTTAGTGGCATATTAATGTGGATCAAACAGGTCAGTTGATCTGGGCCCTGGGCTCCCAAGAGCTCATCAAGAGCCCAACCCAGGGAATGGCCTTGTTTTGAGGAAGTGATCAAACTAGCTGTCTAGAAAGCAGAGAGTGATCCTGCTTTTACATAACTGCCTGGCCTCTCCCCTTCTGCAGCCACCCCCAGAGGTGCTCGGCTCCCCGCGTTGGGTGCTGGTGCATtgcctgggctctgggaagggggaggTACGCATAGGACAGCTGCGCTTCCCTTACTGCTGCTGTTCACCAGCACGTGCGCTGTTCATTGGAGGCTCCATGTCACCCAGCTGTACCCTAGCTCATCTCCAAGTTACCAAGTCCTCACCCTGTGGAAGCTGGGACAGGCACTTCCAGCCCAAACCTGACCCCCCTGCCCAAGGTTCAAACCATCTTGTGCCCCGCAGGGTAGGGAATGAGGAAAGAACTGGGCACGTGTGGTCTAGAGATGAAACGGCTAAGGGAGAAACATAGCATGTAAAGGTGGTTACACAAGGGCCAGCGATCTAGTGCTCTCCTTGGGCCGAGGGCAGGACAAGTAGCAAGCAGCTTACTGGACAGACAAAGGTGCTTAGGTTGGATTTTTTAGGAATAACTTTCTGCCTGTAAGGCGAGTTCAGCTTCGGAGGCCAGAGGGGCTTAAAAATAGGTTACAGCCATTGGGGTGGGCCTGCCTCGGCAAGGGGGGGAGGGACTAGGGGCCCTGTTGAGGTCCCATCCAGCCCTGTAGTTCGATAAGGGTATCTAGCCTCCACAACTCTCCTGCCCCAACGAACCCTCTTGCCTGGCTGCCCAGTATTCAGATCCTTCGCTACGCCCACACCTCCAGGATCCTTCCACCAGAGCAATATCCTGCAGCTTCCATCATCCTTCCACACCCCTTCACCTGAGCCTGCAGCCCCTACCCTCCATCCACCCAACCCACCTGCAGACTATCTAGTGCATTGGCATTGAGCCCCTCTGCTCTGGCTCCTGTCCCACCCACTCCTCTCAGTACTGGGCCTTGCTGGTCTGGTGGATCAGAGGAACCTCTGGTTATATACCCCTgcagtcagcagggcctgaacAGCTTTCTCAGGCCAAGGGAGACCCCCTGTGCCTTGCTCGTGCCCCTTCTTATTCCTCAGAGGCTCCCCACTGGCTAGACTCATTTCCCTGGCCCAGGAAGGCTGGCAATCCCTCCCTCCACAGCCCATCAGCAGTGCTCAAAGGCTAGCTGCTGTGGGAGACACTCGAGTCCCATGCCCATGGCTGCCATCGGCATGAAGGACCTGCCATTGCTGTGGGGTTGAGGGACCTAGTTATGCCATAAGCCCCCCTACACAGCAAGCCTGGCCCATGTGTCTGTTATACTGGGACCATCATACTGCACCCCAGCAGGGTAGAAAGGACCATGTCGGTGGGCCTGGACtccacctggagctgggattcccTGCACAGTAACACGGCCTCAGCCCTTGGGcacgcccagcccagccccggccTTTGCTTTTCTTAGCCTCCCCCTCTCGCTCTCCTGCCTCCGTTCTCGTCACCTGCCCTTCGGTTCTTGGCCGCAAGCGCCGGGCGTCGCCTCATCTCATCGCTTTAAGCAGCTCATTCCAAACCAGGAAGCTACTTAGAATTAGGGCCTAATCGCGCTgatcccagcctccctgctgtcACCTGGATGAACCTTATGGCGCTGCGCAGCATCAGACGTAGGCTTCCTGCCCCTGCCGTGCGAGCGGCGAGGCAGCCGCGCTGTAACCTAGAAATCCGGGAAGCATTAGCCCCAGGGTGGCTCTGGGCTGAGATGGGCCCTGCTGGCCTCTCTCCACTCCCAGGAGCTTGGTGGGAGGCTGGGTTTCCAGCAGGGGCTTCTAGCCTTAATCTCAGTTCTCCACTCAGATGGCATCTTTCCTTCAACCCTTCCAGTCcccctctggagcaagggtttaTTCTGCTGCCTTCACATTGCTGCGGTTCTGGCACAGGCTTCGAGCTCTCTCCATGGGGAGCGGGTGTAGGAATCACAGAGTGGCTTAGGGCACCCTGAGCTGCAGACCGGGACTGACCCCCCAGTGACCAGTTCCTGGGCTGGAATGGTGCCACCCGGTGGACCTCCTGACCATTGTGCGCATGTAGACAGAGCTGCTGCCACGCCCAGGCCAGAGACCTCAGCCAGACATTGCTGTATCAATCTCATCTCTTCGGTGTGAGCAGGAGCCTTTCTTTTaggaggagatgcctgatcttgaTTGGAAGAGGGCGGTGGTGAATTACCCTTGCTGATTGTGACACTAAGCGGGAATTGGTTGGAGGTGCCTGTCACTGGGGGGTTTCCCCCGCCCATGACCATCCACTGGCCTAACCTTCACCCTTGCACCTGCTCCCTACCTTCTGGATAGGTCCTccctgggaattggtcctgctttgagcagggagttggactaaatgacctcctgtggtcccttctaaccctaatattctctGATTCCATCCATCCGTTACGCCTCCCCCCAGCTGCCTTGAAGAAGATACTTGGGCCCCTGCTGTGACCAAGCAGGGCCCCTCCTGGCTGACTTTACATGCACACATATAAGATTTGAGTGCCCGAGACTTCGCCGCATGCCAGAGTGGGCAGCAGCTTCACCTGAGCAGCACACATCCAAAGGAAGCTGTGCTCTGAGCTGGAGGGAGCAGGAGAGGGGATGCTGTAGGAGAATGAGAGCAGGCCAGAGACTCCAGCTCCATCGCAGCTTTAGAAGGACTATACCATGCGTGTCCTTGGCATCTCCTAGCAGGCTCCCTTGCCTCAGCAGTGCCAGGTTggcagtgaggactgccccagcaTTCTGCTGTTTGCAGTACTCAGCTCATGTTCTAGTGCCCGTAAAAGGCCTGAGAGAGTCACCCAGTCCAGGAGTGGGATCGCCCCATTTGCTCCAGCTTGCAGATCAGCAGGCTTGTGAAGTCCTGGTCTAGTGCCTCAGTAATGCAGACGCAGACTCAGAGCACAGGCCCTTCTGCCAGTGGGATATTAGGCTAAATGGAGGCTTTTAGTAGTCAGGTAAAAATCGATATGTTCAGAAATAAAGTCCATCCCTTTCTAGTCACGCTGCTCATGGAGCACCGAGGTTTTTCTACCAACAAGCAGGTAATGGACCCTCTCATCATCACCCTCTGCCTTTCTCTAGGCCagagctctcaaagcacttcatcCGTGTTAATGAGCTGCGGTTTGATCCTGCAATGCCTTGCTCAGCAGAGTAGCCTTGCTGCCAGATCCAGCCCTTATACCTCACACACTGTATGCGTGTGGGTAGGGGAGTACTGCCATCCTGTTTGACAGCTGGGGACTCTGTGGGTCAAACTGTGAGGCTGCAGCAGATTTGGGGCTAGAACCCATGTGTCCTGATCCTATGTCCTGTGCTTCAGCCACTAGACTCTCATGTGAAGTGAAACATTACATATACGTCTTTGCTCGTCATTTTTGGCCAGAAAAATGACTCTGATCAATTCCCTTCTCAAACGTGGCGAGTCACCAAATCAATCCAAAGCGCACCCCCTTCCAGTGCTGAAAGAGCCAGGTGTGTAGTTACCAAGTGCTGACACTAGCCACAGCATtgctatttccccccacccctccagcaccgCCCCTTCTGGAAAATTACAAATAGCTTTTAAGCCCTACTGAGGTGCCACCCCCTTCGCCCAGGCTTCTCTCAAGAGGGTGTTTGTGACCTCTTGTCACATCCGATTGGCTGAGAAATCTCTGTGTCCCGGCTAATCGCTTCACTTAGGAAGTCATCAAGCTAATGAGAGCCCATCCGGTGCTACTTAGGAACAGATCCTCCTCGCAGttggaaaaaaatgagaaaaacaacaacaaaaaaactcagGGTGACCATATGTCTGAACCCAACATGGACTGAAACAGCCAGACCAAGCCCTCCTGCACTGGTCCTGCACTGCATTTCATGCTCCTCTTCTCTTTCTTCTGTCTCCCA
Coding sequences within:
- the GNAT2 gene encoding guanine nucleotide-binding protein G(t) subunit alpha-2, producing the protein MGSGASAQDKELAKRSKELEKKLQEDADKEAKTVKLLLLGAGESGKSTIVKQMKIIHQDGYTQEECLEFKSIIYGNVLQSILAIIRAMSTLGIDYAESGRGDDGRQLCNLADSIEEGTMPPELVDCIKKLWKDAGVQACFDRAAEYQLNDSASYYLNQLDRITAPDYLPNEQDVLRSRVKTTGIIETKFSVKDLNFRMFDVGGQRSERKKWIHCFEGVTCIIFCGALSAYDMVLVEDDEVNRMHESLHLFNSICNHKFFAATSIILFLNKKDLFEEKIKKVHLSICFPDYDGPNTFEDAGNYIKNQFLDLNMRKDVKEIYSHMTCATDTQNVKFVFDAVTDVIIKENLKDCGLF